The following is a genomic window from Globicephala melas chromosome 6, mGloMel1.2, whole genome shotgun sequence.
ATTCTCTCTTCTGGATGCCAAGACATGTAGCCTTCAATGCCCTTTGTGGTCTGAATGTTTCCATCCCCACAAAATTCGTATTTGGAAGTCCAAACCCCCAAAGTGATGGCATCAGGTGGCAGGCCCTTTGGGACTTGATTAGGGTGTGAAGATGGAGGCCTCacgatggaattagtgcccttatcaaAGAGGTCAGAGATAAATGCCTCCCTCTCCTGCTGTATGATGATACAAGGAGAACTCTGCAGTGTGAGACctgaagcaggctctcaccagaactgGACCACGCAGACACCCAGATCTTGGATTTCCAGAGTCTAGAACTGTGAGCAATACATTTCTGCTCTTTACAAACTACCCAGTCTATGCTCTTTTGTTGAAGAAGCCCAAGTAGTAAGACATGACCTGACCTGTTGTGTCCTTAGAATACCTCCCAGAAGTCTGTAAAATACCTAAAGCAAGAGGTACCATCTTACCCAACCCCGTTTCCTAGACAGCTAGTCCAGTCCCAGCATTTCAGGAGCTCAATCCATACTCATGAAGGGACCAGTGATGATAGTAATAGGAGAAGGAACAATACCAACATATATTAGATAGATATGGTATGAGAGGATGATAATCTACAGAGACTTTGGAAATTCTTCATGGTTCTACAAGGGAAGTGATAATGGAATATTGTGTgagatattattttaaagatcatttgcaggaatattttcttcttcaagttTGCATTTTCAATACTTAGAAGATCAGGATGAGAATCATGGGCCTGGACGCAAATGGAAGAGTCGCTCTCCATTTTTTCCTCAGTCATCCTCAAGTACTTACAAGGAGCTGCCTGATCATACTTTTCTCGTCTCTCTCAGGCAATAAGGAAACAACTTGTGTCTACATTTGTGGATATTTTCCTCGTAGGCTATGCCTTTGGGCATCAATTTGAATGCTTCTTTCCAACAGTCTATGATGTTGTGAACTCTGAGTGACATCCGTGTGATCTTCCCCAAGCTGAATTTGTGAAATAAGAATTTGGGTCTGATtgtgggtttgtttctttttttaaattttctttatttcagcaAATGAACAATAAATATACCTGAAATCATAATACCACTGAGTCTGAGAATAAATATTCAAACTTgactcttttctttgttttaaggcAGAACTAGAGGATgagatattttttaactttttattttatacgggagtatatttgattaacaatgctgtgctagcctcaagtgtacagcaaagtgattcagccacACACATTCATGCATCCATTCTTTctcaaactcccctcccatctagGTTGccacataatattgagcagacttccctgtgctacacattAGGTCCCTGTTGGCCATCCATCccaaatatagcagtgtgtacatgtcaatcccaaactccccaactatccctcccccacccttctcccctggtaaccataagtttcttctGTTAGTCTGTGGGTCCGTTTCTGtattgtaactaagttcatttgtatcattttttttagattccacatataaatgatatttctctttctctgtgggtCAGATTGTTTTTTAATGAAGTGTGTGCAAGCAAGAACATTAGTtgttcccctccaccccacccagaaCTTCATTAGGACAAATAGTGTAAAGATGAAAAGTGGTCTTATGCACTGAACTTGTCTCCTCGTCTATTAATCATCCAATAATTTCCCAACTTCCTTGCAGTGAGATTTCCACGAGGATAAATCCAGGCCACGTATTGTGAGCAGAAGTGCTCTTGCCCTGTATAGTCCTGGCCCTTGAAAACGTCCCATGTGATGCACCGGACTTTTTCCCTTTACCACTGAGTGGAATAGACTCAAATACTGCAGAAAAATTTGCAGTCACCTGTTGATGATGGAAAAATCCACAAAACAGGGGGTACCCATGTCCCCGACTCACTCTTTGGAGAGCAACTTAGAACATCCATCTGATCAGGAATGCCTGCCTTGTGTTCTTATACCAGGGAAAGATAAGATTCTATTATGATCAAATTCCTGACAGCATTCTCTTTACCCGTTACAGCAGTCAGCATTAAGTTAACTGACAAATATCTTTAACACCACACTATCCAAAAAACCTTTCTATACTTCATGTGTTGAAAATAGCAAATACCTCTCCCAAAACTTAAAGTGATCTTTTAAATTACgttagaaaattatttatacaAGAAAAGAGATTGTGTTCtgtcaaaaccttttttaaaatcatgattttcttttcagacaTTTTTCAGCCTGTGAGGAAACACAAGTCGAGATTGCTTTGGACTTGAACACTAATGTAATTGAATGAGAAGTGTCACGagtataaaaaatattctgtatttgttGACATTTCTTTGAGGATTCTTACATAAGGGAAAGGCACCTTTTAATTTCCACTCTGACAACCTCCCAGGCACAGGGGCTGTATTCCTTTGCCTTCAGATAGACATGGATTCCATGGAAATACTCCCGGGCAGCACGTCCCAAATCTCGACAATCCAGATTGTCTTTTTTCATCTGCTCCAGTTGGTGCAGCCTCAGATGAAGGCTAGAGAGAAGTTTATCGAGGAGGGTGTTGTTCCAGGCAGCACGGCTGTCCTCCGTGGTGAAGAGGTTGAAGATCTGCTGGAGCATCAGATGGTGGTGACAGGTGCCTTGAGTCACCTGGATTGGGGTGATATTCTCTCTTTTCCAAGGAAATTTGAAGTCGGTTCTGTCCTTTAGGCACCACTGAGAGGGGATCCTTTGCAACTGTTCCAAATGTTGGAAGACGTCCTTGTTTTCCTGGCTATGGCTTCTAGGCAAGTTCCAGCCAAGAGAGTAAGCAGGGATAGAGCAGAGCAGCACTCCTGCCACTAGCAAATAGATCTGGGCCATTAAGAAAGGGTGATTCACTGGACGGCCGCCAGGAGAGGCGTGGGCACCGCCAAACAATTAACGAGTGGGAAGCTTCCTTCCCTGGAACTGTGGACAGCGTCCTTCCCTAGGTGGCCGGTAGAGGGCGCAGGGTTTGTTTGGGAAACGCCGACTGTTGAGTTTGCCGTCTGCAGCTGTCTCCTGCAGCTCGAGAGACAGGGCGAAAAGTAGTCCCTGAGGCTGCTTTAATAATCAGCATAGTGCGCGAAACACCTTGGTTTTCTCGGTGCTGAGCGTTGAAGAGGAAGCCTTGTCGCGGCCTCGCCAGAGAATTTTTGTGTGGCTGGGAACAAGAACCTTGCATTTTCAGGCTTCCCCTGAGTTTTGCgctttattttctcacagaaaCTTGAGCGAGGCAATTTTTGGGAAAGAAGCCTTTTTCTGAGCGGTCTGAGGTGGGAAATCAGAGCGATCCCCAGCCGCAGAGAAAGGGGAGCCGATTTTTCCGATTCGGGCTGGTTTCTGGCGCGAGACAGCGAAGGCCCAGAGAAAGGGGAAGGCGGCGGCGGCGATGGGACGACAGGACGGTGTTGGGGACGCCCTGAGGGGTGAGTCGGAGCGCGGCCACCACCGGGGCCGAGGACGCGGGAGCTGAGCGCCCCTGTAGATTCTCTGCGACTTCATGGAGTCTTTCAAGGATACAGCGTTAAAGTGAGGGAGAAAGTATTGAATATCTGAAAAgtaggaatattaaaaaaattcacagcctttttttacattttaaaattaattttatatttaacttaattcatatgatatttaaattaaatattttaaatgtttcatatttttataaatttatgttaaaatattttcaatattaagcgtagaatattaaaatacattttcatattaaaatatagcattttattaaactttatttaaactATATTGTCTTTCTACTAAAGTAAGTATTTcatataattaattatttgtttatttattttaggctgggtttatttattttaggctgggttcagtcttcattgcggtgtgcaggcttctcattgtggtggcttctcttgttgaggagcacaggctctaggtgcgcaggcatcagtatttgtggctcgcgggttccagagcacaggctcagtagtagcagcacatggacttagttgctccacggcatgtgggatcttcctagaccagggctcgaacccgtgtcccctgagttggcaggcggattcttaaccactgcaccaccagggaagccccaagtatttaatatagttttacttttctatCTTTAATGGAAGCCAACTCATTAATATTGTCAAGATTactttttcacttgtttttaatTGAGGGAATTACGCTGTTTGACAATTTCTAATGACCCCGTGATAGTCTTAACTGATTTTTAACTCATGTTCCTGAAATGTCTTTCCCAGGACCTCACCTTGACTATAAGGTTAGAAAGAAGAGTTGGTGTGTACGAGCAATTGAGGACGTTTAGCAGgtcagactttttcatttttctttagtagGAATTTTATACACTAAGTGGAATTTGCCCAGATTTCATTTACATCATGAAGGCTTACTTTGTAAGACTGTCAGGGCCATGCAAATGGAGGTCAGCttcatttctttacttaaaagttttatattttgttcctCGTGCATATTTTGGGATTAAGTTTCATTTTAAACTATTGCATTAAAACATCCTTTATCTTGATGACTTAGATTTGGTGCCTTCTTACCATTGGTGCTTAAGAGAAGTACTAGCTTAACGTTGCCCTAATGCTAACCCAGGAAATAGCTTTTGAATTAGAGTATTGTGCTGTTCCATGGCTGAAAATCAAGGAATGCTTTAATTCTCATCATCTCTCccccatatatatatttcttaccaTTTTCCTGGTCTCTACaacattattttaatgtcttttttgaaaggaaggaaaaacccTTTTGACTGCCTTCTGATTTTCTCAACTCACACCCCCTTGgctatggtaaccacaaatctgatcattTTCTCTGaggttatgtttgtttttaaggtataatttaaTCTGTGTCTTAAAAATTAACACCAGAGTTGGTCTGAAACAAAATAAGGTGAGGAAAAGGACTATTCATCTCGTTTATACTAGTCACagagcaggctttttttttttttctttttttttgtgggaggAGGTCAAAACACTTTCTTAGATGCTGCAAAGAGCTTCAGGTGCCGTAGGATTTCTCTCCTTAATGTACGGGGCACTGCTCTAAGGGTGGAGACTAGGTCTCTACTCCTTCGCAGGCCTACAGGCAAGCCTTCTCCTAGAGTTTGCATTTGGGGGCCTCAACATGCAGACCCCTGAGTGTTAAGGAACCTGTAGTCAGAGCTTCTCTTGGCTGGGCTGAGGGTGGACTATACAGGTTACCATTTGTTATATTAATACAAAAGCCTTCTATCCTTCACTCTGTTCAAATTCTCAGCCTGTACTTtgcaaactttattttatttgatctagGCAATGTCTTGTGTGACCACAACTAAAGttgtctccattttttaaaagaggaaatgaaaatctGATGTCATTTAAATTCAGGAGCCCCAGATTTTTGTCAGAGTGGAGCCTTCTGCTGCTCCCAGGCCCTCGTCTTCATCAGCTCTGAGCACTGGCCCTCAGCTGCACTGAGCACATGGTGCTTCCTTCATCCTAATCCTGCCTCTAAAGTCTgtcctccctgctccctggagGGCAGTCACCATCCCTGCCTCACTTTCCTGGAATCCACATTGCCAAGCGCATTGTCACATATATACGCAGTCAGAACATTTCTGGTGACGGAATGAAGAGAACTGCATGAATTCACCCTTGCTGTTCATTTTTATGTCACCATTATCTGTAAACTTTCAGAAAATGTGAGCTATGGTCCTGTAAAGAAATGTGGAAGAATTTAAATCTGATGTATGAGTCCCTTAGGAGGAGAATGCAGAGGGGTGAGGCTAGTTGTATTTTGGTGCAATTTAAGAAGTGGCAAAATAGGTACAGGGTCAAACCTCTAAGTATTCgtattagaactgaaaaagagaTATATTGAGACTCAGGTTTTTATTTCAACCTTGGGTCTCATTTAGATGAATACATCCTATTGGATTGATACTCTTTCATGTTCCAGGAATGTGTTTAATTTCCAGTGTAATAAAGGAATTGAAGTTGTGACATTCTATGTTGCCCATAAATGGCTTATTTAAGAATCTTCTTTGCAGGCAGGTACCCACAGCAGCTGGATACAGGCTCCCACAGCCAGACACCTGCATCACCAGGCTCACCGGGGCCTGCCACCCTCCTCACTGAGGACACCCAGGATGATGTTCTCCAGCCCTGTCTGCACCCTTAGCTGTCACCTGGCCCAGAACCACagcctgccaaagcaggagacCCTCACAGTCCTGCCCCTAACAGGGAGAATCTTCTTTGTTTTCCTGCCTGAAGGACAAGGAGGTTTTCAGGTTCCATCAGCACCAGTTGGCTGACAGCCAGTTCCCAAACGCTCAGGCCGCCTCATTCTCCATGAGACGATACAGCACTTCTCCATCGTCTTCAGCACAAAGAGCTGAAATTCCTCAGTGGGCTTGATCAACAGTGGGCAGATCTGGAGACTAGTTTGGTGcaggagatggagaggaaaagaCCCTGCTGGGCAATGAGGACTCCAGCCTGACTTTGAAGAACTTCCAAAGGACCAGGCTCGATCTGAAAAGAAAGTCCACAGCTGCTGTGCCCAGGACAATATGAGAGTGGAAGTTAAGGCGTGAAAATCAGAGTGTGCTTTCCTTGTATGTTCAACCTCAGAGAACGCAGGAGTGGGAAAAGGAGACCTGGACCCAATCTTCTACAATGGAGTCTTCTCTGCTTAGAGGTGGCCTCAAACGTGTCCGTATTCACTCAGTTCAATGACTTTTCTTCTGATTCAGTTGTAAATACATCAAGTCATCTCAGCACATTGTTTTTCAACAGTAAGTGgaacaatacaaaataaaaaacaatacaaaaataatacaaatatacaaaacaatacaatataatataatattacaaTTATTACAATTACAAAATAACAATACaatataataatacaaatatacaaacaatacaaaaaacaatacaaaaatacaaaaaacaatacaaaaattaaaaaaatttatttttaatttgtaataattAGAATTTATTTCTCTATGATGATTGTTATATTTACCAAATTTATTCTTCATATTATGATATGGTCAGCTTTGtatcttgttttcctttgctttggggGTGCAAAAGGTATATTTTAAGTGTTAGGTTTA
Proteins encoded in this region:
- the LOC132597410 gene encoding interferon alpha-13-like; translated protein: MAQIYLLVAGVLLCSIPAYSLGWNLPRSHSQENKDVFQHLEQLQRIPSQWCLKDRTDFKFPWKRENITPIQVTQGTCHHHLMLQQIFNLFTTEDSRAAWNNTLLDKLLSSLHLRLHQLEQMKKDNLDCRDLGRAAREYFHGIHVYLKAKEYSPCAWEVVRVEIKRCLSLM